Proteins found in one Paenibacillus sp. FSL R10-2782 genomic segment:
- the gerQ gene encoding spore coat protein GerQ — protein MITQQAYRPVSYPAGGGYPEWPRLAPMGTMQPMSGFPPHVNSGSAMTPTGTVVQTQTPQYEQSYIENILRLNLGKTGTFYMTYENNREWNAKIFKGILEAAGRDHIIISDPSTGRRTILLMVNLDYATFDEPLLYQYPGVIGNPGTSPVR, from the coding sequence ATGATTACACAGCAAGCTTACCGTCCTGTCTCTTATCCTGCTGGCGGCGGGTACCCCGAATGGCCTAGGTTGGCTCCAATGGGAACCATGCAGCCCATGAGCGGCTTTCCCCCTCATGTCAATAGTGGTAGTGCAATGACACCGACTGGTACAGTGGTGCAGACTCAGACTCCACAATATGAGCAATCTTATATTGAAAATATTTTGCGTCTGAATCTGGGCAAAACGGGTACTTTTTATATGACCTATGAAAATAACCGGGAATGGAACGCGAAAATTTTCAAGGGTATTTTGGAAGCGGCTGGTCGTGACCACATTATTATCAGTGATCCTTCTACCGGAAGACGCACCATTCTACTTATGGTAAACCTGGACTATGCTACTTTTGATGAGCCTTTGCTGTATCAATATCCCGGCGTCATCGGGAATCCGGGTACATCCCCGGTTCGCTGA
- a CDS encoding glucose 1-dehydrogenase — translation MSFEGQVVIVTGAAHGIGRKIALAYAGKGAKVVFADHNEQVGAAVAAAARNEGHQAIFVPCDVRKEEDIVALIRATEEEYGTIHTLINNAGVSKWKSPYELTVAEWDDILNTNVRSCFIATREAAKVMKRNPEGGSVVNMTSTRAFMSEPDTEAYAASKGAIAALTHAMAISLGKDGIRVNCISPGWIETGDYGQLRPEDHQQHPSGRVGTPADIARACLYLTQPGNDFVTGTNLVVDGGMTRKMIYEP, via the coding sequence ATGTCATTTGAAGGACAAGTTGTTATCGTTACAGGTGCGGCACATGGGATCGGAAGAAAGATCGCTTTGGCCTACGCTGGCAAGGGTGCCAAGGTTGTATTTGCCGATCACAATGAGCAAGTAGGGGCAGCTGTGGCGGCTGCGGCACGGAATGAAGGACATCAGGCGATCTTTGTTCCCTGTGATGTGCGTAAGGAAGAAGATATTGTTGCGCTGATCCGTGCCACGGAAGAAGAATATGGCACCATTCATACGCTGATTAACAATGCAGGCGTGTCCAAATGGAAATCTCCATATGAGTTAACGGTTGCGGAATGGGACGACATTTTGAATACGAATGTACGCAGTTGCTTTATAGCCACACGAGAAGCGGCCAAGGTGATGAAACGTAACCCGGAAGGTGGCTCTGTGGTCAATATGACTTCGACACGGGCTTTTATGTCAGAACCGGATACAGAAGCCTATGCAGCATCCAAAGGAGCCATTGCAGCCCTTACACACGCGATGGCCATATCGCTAGGAAAGGATGGGATTCGGGTCAACTGTATTAGCCCGGGTTGGATTGAGACAGGGGATTACGGGCAACTACGCCCCGAAGACCATCAGCAGCATCCATCCGGCCGAGTGGGAACTCCTGCCGACATCGCGCGGGCGTGTCTGTATTTGACCCAGCCCGGCAACGACTTTGTTACAGGCACGAATCTGGTTGTAGATGGCGGTATGACGCGAAAAATGATTTATGAGCCCTGA
- a CDS encoding DUF3900 domain-containing protein: MNFQVDFLSFFVIQVDGKEGQGGKSYKHYATMDDYDYDESDVKKFLDGEFARISKRKVEKNPSTEQAPTKIGRFIVEPEHELSSNPNFNMFARLRAAEDKEDFKNACDDLVRMYLDTSAVRGGALIIVQATLNTHSDDPFIFVLKCDFEPKIARITESSLVSEVEMAISARNMKSIMYPYMLEEGMNDEWELKIHQSSHARYFEDFLKFVTYEQSMPEIVNEHVMGFVQNYVETKWPDASNEERQQEERDLELWAASEKRDLQGKWEPLQVVEAAQHIVELKPEIEVRFKLDDTAVRGLLSDFGAKLHITKLHDRYALIIEGDAFTFEKGFSPIELLQPESFETVAERLKEKRQQEDEFADGDTPPW, from the coding sequence ATGAACTTTCAAGTGGACTTTTTATCTTTTTTTGTAATTCAGGTGGACGGAAAAGAAGGACAAGGCGGTAAGTCCTACAAGCATTACGCTACGATGGATGACTATGATTATGACGAGAGCGATGTTAAGAAATTCCTGGACGGGGAATTTGCCCGTATTAGCAAGCGGAAGGTCGAGAAAAATCCGAGCACAGAGCAGGCACCGACCAAAATTGGCCGCTTTATCGTCGAACCGGAGCATGAACTGAGCAGTAATCCGAATTTCAATATGTTCGCCCGGCTGCGGGCAGCAGAGGATAAGGAGGATTTTAAAAATGCCTGCGACGATCTGGTGCGGATGTATCTGGATACGAGCGCGGTACGCGGGGGAGCGTTGATCATTGTACAGGCTACCTTGAATACACACTCCGATGATCCGTTTATTTTTGTGCTCAAATGTGATTTTGAACCTAAAATTGCCCGGATTACCGAAAGCAGTCTGGTCAGTGAGGTCGAAATGGCCATTTCAGCCCGTAATATGAAATCCATCATGTATCCTTACATGCTGGAGGAGGGGATGAACGATGAGTGGGAGCTTAAAATTCACCAGTCCTCGCATGCCCGGTATTTTGAGGATTTTCTGAAATTTGTGACCTACGAGCAATCCATGCCAGAAATCGTTAATGAGCATGTCATGGGCTTCGTACAGAACTATGTAGAGACGAAATGGCCAGATGCTTCCAATGAGGAAAGACAGCAAGAGGAACGTGATCTGGAGCTGTGGGCGGCCAGTGAAAAACGGGATTTGCAAGGAAAATGGGAACCCCTTCAGGTCGTAGAGGCTGCACAGCATATTGTTGAGCTAAAACCGGAAATTGAAGTTCGCTTCAAGCTGGATGATACGGCTGTACGTGGACTGTTGTCCGACTTTGGGGCCAAGCTGCATATTACGAAGCTGCATGATAGATACGCGCTTATCATTGAAGGCGACGCATTTACGTTTGAAAAAGGCTTTTCACCGATTGAGCTGCTTCAACCGGAATCGTTCGAAACGGTGGCTGAGCGCTTGAAAGAGAAACGCCAGCAAGAAGACGAGTTTGCCGATGGAGATACACCGCCTTGGTAA
- a CDS encoding L-lactate dehydrogenase, with protein MSLKPYKRSRVAIVGMGAVGTTTGYTLLLRQRMSELVFIDVNVKKAQGEMLDMNHGLPFLGGVKVWAGDYEDCRDADIIIVTAGASQKPGETRIDLLKRNAEIFESIIDNIVKVNTHGILLIATNPVDILSYISWKRSGWPSSRVIGSGTLLDSARFRYLIGKQKGIDPRSIHAHIIGEHGDSELPVWSTANIAGTPLELGEETKNEIFESTKNAAYEIIDAKGATSYAIGLALDRIVAAILGDEGSVLNVSTLLEDYNGVSDVYLGVPSIVDHNGVREILDLPLNDKERQGLHQSADKLKDQISKLNL; from the coding sequence ATGAGCTTAAAACCTTACAAACGAAGCAGAGTGGCCATTGTCGGCATGGGAGCGGTCGGTACAACGACCGGTTACACCCTCCTGCTACGCCAACGCATGTCAGAACTTGTCTTTATTGATGTTAATGTCAAAAAGGCGCAGGGGGAAATGCTCGATATGAATCACGGGCTTCCCTTTCTCGGCGGTGTCAAAGTGTGGGCGGGTGATTATGAAGACTGCCGTGATGCGGATATCATCATTGTTACAGCGGGCGCATCACAAAAACCGGGAGAAACACGCATTGATCTGCTCAAGCGTAATGCCGAAATTTTTGAAAGCATTATTGATAATATCGTCAAGGTAAACACACACGGCATTTTACTGATCGCAACCAATCCAGTGGATATTCTCTCCTACATCTCCTGGAAACGTAGTGGCTGGCCTTCGAGCAGAGTTATCGGTTCGGGTACGCTGCTGGACAGCGCACGCTTCCGTTATTTGATTGGTAAGCAAAAGGGCATTGATCCTCGCAGCATCCACGCCCATATTATTGGAGAACATGGCGATTCCGAGCTGCCTGTATGGAGCACGGCCAACATCGCAGGAACTCCATTGGAGCTGGGCGAAGAAACGAAAAATGAGATTTTTGAAAGTACCAAAAATGCAGCCTATGAAATTATAGATGCCAAAGGCGCGACTTCTTACGCCATCGGACTGGCTCTCGACCGGATCGTAGCCGCCATTCTGGGGGACGAAGGGTCGGTACTTAATGTGTCCACTTTGCTGGAAGATTATAACGGAGTATCTGACGTTTATCTAGGTGTTCCGAGTATCGTGGATCACAACGGTGTACGCGAAATTTTAGATCTTCCACTGAATGACAAGGAACGTCAAGGGCTGCATCAATCTGCGGACAAGCTGAAAGATCAAATCAGTAAACTCAACTTGTAG
- a CDS encoding DUF2500 domain-containing protein, translated as MGFESLWMFDWLGTVLPVFFVVVLGIVVLSAGKEVMEWSRNKKQPVLTVGSRITARRTHLQQRRQEEQGTRTYTFYYVTFEVESGDRMEFKVSGEEYGQCAEGDEGRLTFQGTRYIGFQRLNRYGLEQVKM; from the coding sequence ATGGGATTTGAGTCATTATGGATGTTCGATTGGCTGGGTACGGTACTGCCCGTTTTTTTCGTAGTCGTGTTGGGTATTGTCGTACTGTCTGCGGGGAAGGAAGTCATGGAATGGAGCCGGAATAAAAAGCAGCCTGTATTGACGGTCGGTTCCCGAATTACGGCCAGAAGGACACATCTCCAACAGAGGCGACAGGAGGAGCAAGGGACTCGTACCTATACTTTCTATTATGTAACCTTCGAGGTAGAGAGCGGCGACCGGATGGAATTCAAGGTAAGCGGGGAAGAATATGGTCAATGTGCCGAGGGGGATGAGGGGCGTCTTACCTTTCAGGGTACACGGTACATCGGGTTCCAGCGTCTCAATCGCTATGGCTTGGAACAGGTTAAAATGTAG
- a CDS encoding hemolysin family protein, with product MFNLIIVFALVLLNGFFVSAEFAMVKVRSSRIETLVEAGNKKAVYAANMLHNLDAYLSACQLGITLASLGLGWIGEPAIAHLIEPVFTAAGLGPVYVHGTAVVIAFIVITILHIVLGELAPKTIAIRKSETITLYSAMLMTWFYKLMYPFIWALNGMANSLLRLFRLEPVSEYDDSAHTGDEIRILMKESNKSGLIDNTELALVDNIFDFTDTTAREIMIPRTEMICLYSNESTEENLAIATESMRTRYPICAEDKDHIIGFIHIKDLLRANKLDTRTMIRPILAVPESTQISDLLKRMQRSKTQIAILIDEYGGTSGMVTLEDIMEEIVGEIQDEFDQERPGCEQINDEEFSIDGMLLIDEVNDRFGLNLDHEDYDTVGGWLYSHVEIIPPQPGQSVEFEGCQFVVEEIENKRISRIRLLKQPILMEEAGVS from the coding sequence ATGTTTAACTTAATTATTGTTTTTGCATTAGTATTATTAAACGGTTTTTTTGTATCTGCAGAATTTGCAATGGTTAAAGTCAGAAGCAGCCGTATTGAAACATTGGTAGAGGCGGGTAACAAAAAAGCCGTATATGCCGCGAATATGTTACACAATTTGGACGCCTATCTGTCTGCCTGCCAGTTGGGCATTACACTGGCTTCGCTGGGACTCGGGTGGATCGGAGAGCCGGCCATTGCACATTTGATCGAACCTGTATTTACCGCCGCCGGGCTAGGACCGGTATATGTACATGGTACTGCCGTGGTCATTGCATTTATTGTAATTACGATTCTGCATATTGTGCTGGGGGAGTTGGCTCCCAAAACGATAGCCATTCGTAAATCTGAAACCATTACGCTGTATTCGGCCATGCTGATGACTTGGTTTTACAAGCTGATGTATCCATTCATATGGGCGTTGAATGGCATGGCGAACAGCCTGCTGCGTTTATTCCGTCTGGAGCCGGTATCTGAATATGACGATTCCGCGCATACGGGGGATGAAATACGCATTCTGATGAAGGAAAGTAATAAGAGCGGACTAATTGATAATACGGAATTGGCGCTTGTTGATAATATATTTGATTTTACCGACACGACCGCCAGGGAAATCATGATTCCACGTACCGAGATGATCTGTTTGTACAGCAATGAGTCCACAGAGGAAAATCTCGCGATTGCGACGGAAAGCATGAGAACGCGTTATCCAATCTGTGCCGAGGACAAGGACCATATTATCGGCTTTATCCATATTAAGGATCTTCTGCGGGCGAACAAACTGGATACCCGTACGATGATCCGCCCGATTCTTGCCGTTCCTGAATCTACACAAATTAGCGATTTGCTCAAACGCATGCAGCGTAGCAAGACACAAATTGCGATTCTGATTGATGAGTACGGAGGTACTTCGGGTATGGTGACACTGGAGGATATTATGGAAGAGATCGTTGGTGAAATTCAGGATGAGTTTGATCAGGAGCGTCCGGGTTGTGAGCAGATTAATGACGAGGAATTTTCCATTGACGGTATGCTGTTAATTGATGAAGTGAATGATCGCTTTGGATTGAATCTGGATCATGAGGATTATGATACAGTAGGGGGCTGGCTGTACTCGCATGTTGAGATTATCCCGCCACAGCCGGGTCAGTCTGTAGAATTTGAAGGTTGTCAGTTCGTTGTAGAAGAAATCGAGAACAAGCGAATTTCGCGTATTCGGCTGTTGAAGCAGCCGATTCTTATGGAGGAAGCCGGAGTCTCGTAA
- a CDS encoding amino acid permease — MDLFRKKTGLLPHEENGTTSHLKRTMGAFDLTMLGVGCIIGTGIFVITGKAAAENAGPGLMISFVIAGIACVLAALCYAELSSTVPAAGSAYAYSYIVFGEILAWVLGWDLILEYGVAAASVSSGWSAYFQGLLAGFDLHLPLALTAAFDSAKGTIIDLPAVCIIMLITLLLSLGAKETVRFNFVMVCVKVGVVLLFIGIGIFYVKPANWTPFLPYGFSGVLSAAAIVFFAYLGFDAISTAAEEVRNPQRNMPIGIISSLAICTVLYIAVSVVLTGMVPYTQLGVNDPVAFALRFIHQDFAAGLISVGAIAGMTTVLLVLLYGQTRLIFSMSRDGLLPVFLSKINPKTQTPIRSTWLVGSIIALASGFFPLHALTNLTSIGTLFAFAVVSVGVIVLRQRRPDLKRGFTVPWVPLLPLLSALVCVGLMLQLHISTWIGFIVWLLLGLLIYIFYGYHKSLLNRKS; from the coding sequence ATGGACTTATTTCGAAAAAAGACAGGGTTGCTCCCGCATGAGGAGAACGGAACGACGAGTCACTTGAAGAGAACGATGGGCGCCTTCGATCTGACTATGCTGGGTGTAGGATGTATCATCGGTACCGGGATTTTTGTGATCACAGGCAAGGCAGCAGCGGAAAATGCGGGTCCTGGCCTGATGATCTCCTTTGTTATTGCAGGAATTGCCTGCGTGCTGGCAGCCCTGTGCTATGCGGAGCTTTCATCTACGGTTCCCGCTGCTGGCAGCGCTTATGCGTATAGCTATATTGTGTTTGGGGAAATTCTGGCCTGGGTGCTGGGTTGGGACTTAATTCTGGAATACGGGGTGGCGGCCGCCTCAGTGAGCAGTGGCTGGTCTGCTTATTTTCAAGGTTTGCTGGCTGGGTTTGATTTACATTTACCACTGGCTTTAACCGCAGCCTTTGATTCAGCCAAGGGAACCATTATTGACCTGCCTGCTGTGTGTATTATTATGTTGATCACACTGCTGCTGAGTCTCGGAGCCAAGGAAACGGTCCGATTTAATTTCGTTATGGTTTGTGTCAAAGTCGGAGTCGTGCTGCTGTTTATCGGAATCGGAATTTTTTATGTTAAGCCTGCTAACTGGACACCGTTTCTCCCCTATGGGTTTTCCGGTGTTTTGAGTGCCGCGGCAATCGTATTTTTTGCTTACTTGGGTTTCGATGCCATTTCAACGGCAGCAGAGGAGGTACGTAATCCGCAGCGGAATATGCCAATTGGTATTATTTCCTCGCTTGCGATTTGTACGGTGCTGTATATTGCGGTTTCGGTTGTACTTACCGGAATGGTGCCTTATACGCAGTTAGGGGTAAATGATCCTGTTGCGTTTGCTTTACGCTTTATCCATCAGGATTTCGCGGCAGGATTGATTTCTGTCGGTGCGATTGCCGGGATGACCACGGTTTTGCTCGTACTGTTGTATGGTCAGACACGGTTAATTTTCTCGATGTCGCGTGACGGTTTGTTGCCGGTATTTTTATCTAAAATCAATCCCAAAACTCAAACACCAATCCGAAGCACTTGGCTGGTCGGAAGCATCATCGCATTGGCTAGTGGATTTTTTCCATTACATGCATTGACGAACCTGACGAGTATCGGAACCCTGTTCGCTTTTGCCGTCGTATCGGTTGGAGTAATCGTTCTGCGGCAGAGACGTCCGGATTTGAAAAGAGGCTTTACCGTACCTTGGGTCCCGTTGCTCCCGCTTTTGAGTGCCCTGGTTTGCGTCGGTTTGATGCTTCAGCTTCATATCAGCACGTGGATTGGATTTATCGTTTGGCTTCTGCTGGGTCTACTGATTTATATCTTCTATGGATATCACAAAAGTTTGTTAAACCGTAAATCCTAA
- a CDS encoding cell wall hydrolase, which produces MAVINVNSEDVRTLARLMRAEAEGEGEQGMLMVGNVGVNRILANCLDFQGIRLMNDMVFQSPGGFEATQKGYFYQKARDRDIRLARRVINGEKIRPASNALWFFRPSGDCPDTWYNQTNTGRYKAHCFFSPTVQDCPAVY; this is translated from the coding sequence TTGGCTGTTATTAATGTCAACTCAGAGGATGTAAGGACACTCGCCCGGCTTATGCGGGCAGAGGCTGAAGGAGAAGGAGAGCAGGGAATGCTCATGGTCGGCAATGTCGGAGTAAATCGGATTTTGGCCAATTGCCTGGATTTTCAGGGTATTCGCCTCATGAATGACATGGTCTTTCAAAGTCCAGGCGGATTTGAAGCTACCCAAAAGGGGTACTTTTATCAAAAAGCCCGTGACCGTGACATTCGTCTTGCCCGGCGTGTCATTAATGGGGAAAAGATTCGCCCGGCTTCGAATGCATTGTGGTTTTTCAGACCTTCCGGGGACTGTCCGGATACCTGGTATAACCAGACTAACACCGGCCGTTACAAAGCGCATTGCTTCTTTAGCCCGACTGTACAGGATTGTCCTGCCGTCTATTAA
- a CDS encoding YCF48-related protein, which translates to MKLRWRALLGGVLLLTGILLASCSSEPAETVTKPPVEEPDDQGQTITINPPMTPKVGDPNAKYVVQTRIADFHLIDDTKGFVWGVTRNELRLYYTHDGGYTWNNISPSENVQFQDKLEYGKDISFTDSQHGWVVRQNLDKTATVILRTADGGQSWDISALPSGEHVSSIQYVNPSTGWIMASTNLNEQDQQKLLYHTTDGGATWKKVAQSSGLSSNESSSGLPDQGSMAGMSFDGNKQGFVAINLDSSVKLYKTSNQGKTWTPVVSKIQGCPQAKAEAPQSFKGNSSSYWIPILCYLDSGTKYSGLFTADAGMQWNHVSLGLISNRNTVIPGRTFLNDKEGWIVTPAGIERTMDGGKTWTTLTGSKVLPSKLKDYPRSVKLRFASSTVGWLLLERLDDKKSLLLKTTDGGTNWRIL; encoded by the coding sequence ATGAAACTGCGCTGGCGTGCGCTCCTGGGGGGAGTATTGCTGCTGACAGGTATCCTGCTGGCTAGCTGTTCTTCCGAACCCGCAGAAACCGTAACCAAACCTCCGGTTGAGGAACCGGATGACCAGGGACAAACGATAACTATAAATCCACCAATGACGCCGAAGGTGGGCGATCCCAATGCCAAATATGTAGTTCAGACACGAATAGCTGATTTCCATCTGATTGATGATACCAAAGGTTTCGTTTGGGGAGTTACTCGTAATGAGCTTCGACTCTATTATACGCATGATGGTGGATATACCTGGAATAATATTTCTCCTTCCGAAAATGTTCAATTTCAAGACAAGCTTGAATATGGGAAGGATATTAGCTTTACCGATTCCCAGCATGGATGGGTTGTCCGTCAAAATCTGGACAAAACCGCAACCGTCATCCTCAGAACCGCCGATGGGGGACAGAGCTGGGATATTTCAGCGCTCCCAAGCGGGGAGCATGTGAGCTCGATACAATATGTAAATCCGTCTACCGGATGGATTATGGCGTCTACAAACCTGAATGAGCAGGATCAACAAAAGTTGTTGTATCATACCACTGATGGAGGGGCCACATGGAAGAAGGTTGCGCAAAGTTCTGGCTTGTCATCCAATGAGTCAAGCTCGGGCCTACCCGATCAGGGCAGCATGGCGGGAATGAGCTTTGATGGCAACAAGCAGGGTTTTGTTGCCATTAATCTGGATAGCAGTGTTAAACTTTATAAGACTTCGAATCAAGGGAAGACTTGGACCCCGGTAGTCAGCAAGATACAGGGTTGTCCGCAAGCAAAAGCCGAAGCTCCGCAGTCTTTTAAAGGAAATAGTTCCTCGTATTGGATTCCTATTCTCTGTTATTTAGACAGCGGTACAAAGTATAGCGGACTGTTTACTGCTGATGCAGGCATGCAATGGAACCATGTGTCTTTGGGGCTGATCAGCAATAGAAACACCGTTATTCCCGGCCGTACTTTTCTAAATGATAAGGAAGGGTGGATCGTAACCCCAGCGGGAATAGAGCGAACGATGGACGGGGGCAAGACGTGGACAACCCTTACTGGCAGCAAAGTATTGCCATCGAAGCTTAAGGATTACCCTCGATCAGTCAAGCTCCGTTTCGCTTCTTCTACGGTAGGGTGGCTGCTTCTGGAACGTCTGGATGATAAGAAATCATTGTTGCTGAAAACGACGGACGGCGGTACCAACTGGAGGATCCTATAA
- the bioB gene encoding biotin synthase BioB has protein sequence MNWSNEVTDWDSLAEKAIHGSNVTLEEGLAVLGADNEEILPIMQAAFRVRHHFYGKKVKLNMIMNAKSGLCPEDCGYCSQSIVSTAPVSKYSMLDKESLLAGAREALARKAGTYCIVASGKGPTNRELDQVIEAVQEITSTMPLKICACLGILKGDQARRLAKAGVHRYNHNLNTSKANYPSITTTHTYDQRVETVKMAHSHGMSPCSGVIIGMGETNEEIVQMGYALRELGADSIPVNFLNPIPGTPLEEAKRTSPIRALKTLALFRFICPSKEIRVAGGRELNLGTLQPLSLYAANSIFVGDYLTTDGQEVTADHQMIEDLGFEIEMCALSAV, from the coding sequence ATGAATTGGTCCAATGAGGTTACGGATTGGGACTCGCTGGCAGAAAAAGCGATCCACGGCAGCAATGTGACGCTGGAAGAAGGATTGGCGGTGCTGGGAGCGGACAATGAGGAAATCTTACCGATTATGCAAGCTGCATTCCGTGTGCGTCATCATTTCTACGGTAAAAAGGTAAAGCTCAACATGATTATGAATGCCAAAAGCGGCCTGTGCCCGGAGGATTGCGGCTATTGTTCACAATCGATCGTATCCACGGCACCTGTCAGCAAATACAGTATGCTGGACAAGGAGTCTCTGCTGGCCGGAGCCCGTGAAGCGTTAGCAAGGAAAGCAGGTACATATTGTATCGTAGCTTCCGGCAAGGGCCCAACGAATCGAGAGCTGGATCAGGTAATTGAGGCGGTACAGGAAATTACCAGTACGATGCCACTTAAAATTTGTGCATGCCTGGGGATTCTCAAAGGAGATCAGGCCCGCCGGTTGGCAAAGGCAGGAGTCCATCGTTACAATCACAATTTAAATACGAGCAAGGCCAACTATCCGTCCATTACAACCACACATACATACGACCAACGTGTTGAAACGGTTAAAATGGCTCATTCTCACGGGATGTCACCCTGCTCCGGCGTGATTATCGGAATGGGGGAAACGAATGAGGAAATCGTCCAGATGGGTTATGCTTTACGAGAACTCGGTGCCGACTCCATTCCGGTTAACTTTCTGAATCCGATCCCCGGAACCCCGCTGGAAGAAGCAAAGCGCACATCTCCGATCAGAGCATTAAAGACACTGGCGCTGTTTCGGTTCATTTGTCCATCCAAGGAAATTCGTGTTGCAGGCGGAAGGGAGCTGAATTTAGGGACACTACAGCCCTTATCCCTGTATGCAGCCAATTCGATTTTCGTAGGAGATTATTTAACGACAGATGGACAAGAAGTCACAGCCGATCATCAAATGATTGAAGATCTGGGGTTTGAAATTGAGATGTGTGCCCTTTCAGCCGTATAA